Genomic DNA from Hypanus sabinus isolate sHypSab1 chromosome 14, sHypSab1.hap1, whole genome shotgun sequence:
GGAGGAAATGGGCCCCGATTCTGATCCAGTTATaactgtgagatttttgggaacaTCTGAGTTAAGTACAGAGCTTAAAACCTTACTGCAAAGTCTCTGTGAACAATTAGCCATTAATTATCGATGTCTCATACACAGCTATCCTCAAAAAATACATGACCTGAAGGAATTATTCATCAATCTACTAAATGAGTCTTCCTTCCATCGGCCGCTAGTGTTAATATTTGATGCCCTGGAGCAATTGTCAGAAGGGGAGGAAGCACGCAGACTGTGGTGGCTTCCCATTCATCTTCCTCACTCAGTACGTGTAATATTGTCGACACTACCCAACAAGCACAGTATTTTGCAAAAGCTGAGATGCTTGATACCGAATGATAGTAACTATATTGAACTGCCACAGCGTGACAGAAAAGTATGCAGCCAAATTTTGAAGTATCAGCTTCTGCAAGTGAAAAGAAAGGTTACCTCAGGTCAGCAGATCTATGTCAATGAAGCCTTAACCAAGTGTACACTGCCCATGTTTGTTAACCTGATTTACCATGAGGTCAAACACTGGAGATCGCACAAGGATGTCGATGACACTTCACTTTGTGGAACAGTACATGAAAACATTGAACACCTTTTCTGGTCTCTTGAAAATAAGTGTGGATCAAGACTGGTTTCAAGAGCTCTTGGTTTCATTACAATTGCCAAAACCGGTCTGAGTGAAATGGAACTGGAAGATGTCCTTTCACTTGATAACCATGTCCTTAATGAAACCAAAGCAAATTCTGAGCTTCAGAATCCACTGCGGATACCATATTATTTCATCGCAAGATTGAAAGAGGAGCTGTGTGGCTACTTAGTGgagaggcaggtgagaagtgtAACCCTTCTGGTTTGGGCGAATCGCCATCTGCATCTGATCGCCCAGAAATTGTACTTGCAGAACGAGGAAGATGTACACGAAATGCACAGTATCTTGGCAGATTACTTTTTAGGAGTTTGGTCCGGGGGGAGACCGCGGTTGTTTCATCCCGAGCAGAGTCAAATCCAACCTCTGGACAACAACAAGAGTGTGAATGAGGAGAAGCAGCCTGGCGAGAAGACCTTTGACCGGCAAGTCCCTGAGCAACCGTGGGTCTTCCAGTGCAATCCTCTGGAACCAGATATCTTCTTTGTGAATCACAGGAAAAGCACTGAGCTGCTGCATCACCTGACGAGGAGTGAGAGGACAGATGACCTCATGTACAATGTGATCATGAACTTCAGCTGGTTGTACACCATGATCAAAATTGGTCACCTTGACAACGTCCTTTCTGACATAGATCTTGCTTACAATTACTCACAAGAGAAAGAACTGAAGTTTCTGGCAAGGACTCTGCGAAGCATCAAGTTGAAAGTCTCGAAGAACCCAAGCTCACTGTCTGCTGAGCTGCAACAGAGGCTTTTGCCGGTCATCAGCTCTTTACCAAAGCTGAGGCATCTTCTATTAGAGTGCGACAAAGATGGCCCAAAGTATTGCTCGATTGTGCCTTTGCACTCCTCCCTAGATGTGATGTACAGCCCCGAACGACTCCCACTGACCAGCAGCCATGCACACGTGATCGAGGTGCTGCCAACGTCAAGCCCTAATGTGATCATCGCTGCACTGGAAAACGGTTCCATCACTACCTGGGACGTGGAGTCACAGCAGATTCTGCGGCAAATTACCACTTCAAACTCGGCTGTGCTGGGGATGAAGCTTACGCACGATGAGAAATACCTGGTGGTATCCACGACAAAAAATACGTTGCTGATATACGACAATCATAATTCATGCCAGCTGTCGGAGGTGGAGATCAAGGGCTCCAAGCACTGCATCGCGGGTGGAGCCAACAGTTTCATATATGGCTTTACTTTGTCAATTAACCATGCCCTTGCATGGTTGCAGGGTAGTAAAGATGTGCATGTGATTGATTTAATTTATGGATGGCCACTCTACCAGTTCCATTGCTGGTATGAAGTTACTTGTGTCCAATGTTCTCCTGATGGAGTATATGCATTCTGCGGCCAGTGCTTGAACACAACCACCATTTTCCTCTTGGGAAGTGGTGAGAAGCTGTCCACAGTGACATCAGAATTTTCTGGGGGATATGTAAAATCCCTTCTCTTTCTGGCTGCAGTTCAAGAAATGGTGATGATTGATAACGAAGGTAGCCTCTCTGTCTGGAACATAGATGAGATTACGAATCCTCAGCTGATCGAGGACTTTGACTGCAGAGGGAAAGACAACGAAGTAGTGAGCCTAGAGCTGTCAGAAGACCAAAGCTCAATCCTCATCTGTAAGGCTTTCAGCATCGAGGTGTTAGACACTAGCATTTGGAAGGTGACtgaaaagttcaaagcaaaacacAATGAACGCTTCATATCAGCAGTCCTTTCTAAAAACTGTGACTCAATTATTGCTTCGATGGAACACATGTCATCGATATTTGTGTGGCGGAGAGATACTGGACAGTGCATGGCAAGTTTGCAGGAGATTTCAGGAGCCAATGTAAAGCTGGTTAAATCAAACCAACACAATTTGCTGCTGTCTTTGACAAGcaatggcattctctctgtgtggGATATAGACATCATAACGGCCATCTCGAACATTGACAAAACCGGGAAAGCAATTCAAAGCCTTCTCCTGCCAGGCAAAGGTGAACTAATTTACACACTGGATGGCTCAGAGTCTGTTTATAAATGGAGTTTCAGTACGGGATATATAGAAGCTGTATTTAAACATGAGAGCATTGTGGAAAACTGTGTTCTCACATCATCAGGTGAGTTCATGGTCACATCCGATGACAAAGGCAACCAAtacatctggcacactgttacTGGAGACAACATCTTCCGCATCAATGGGCAGAGGATATCCCAGCTATTGATTACACACAATGATCAGTTTGTAGTCTCCCTCTGCAACCAAGGTATCTCTCGGGTATGGAGGCTGTCCACTGGTCACAAAGTCTGTAATATTCTGGTTCCCATGCAGAACGCATTCATCACATATCCTAACACCTTCGTAATTGGTGTTTCAAAAAACAAATTATTGGCTGTCAGTTTGTGGACAGGAAGCGTTACAAAGAAGTTCTGCTGTGACGATGGTACAACCATTGTAAACTTCAAGCTGATCCCTGATTCTCCAGACTATGTAGTTTTCATTACATCAGCTGAAACCCTCTTTATTTGGAGTGTGACAGAGGAAGCGGTGTGCAGACGTGTGCAGCTTCCAAATAATTTCCTAAAAAACCTGGAGGATTTTCAGATATCTCCCAATGGGAAACTGGGAATTTTGTCACGGGGCGACGACAACATTAACATCATGGACTTGCACAATGGGAAACTGCGACTTGTTCCTGCCACTGGAATTATTTGGCGTCAGAAACTATCACGTGATGGCCGTTACCTGGTGTACATCTGTTTCAGAAACTGCAGTGATGATATTGACAATGAGGCTGTGTCTAGTTTAATCGTGGTCAGGTTGGCTGATGGGAAAAATATTGGAGCATGCTCACTTTACAAGACTCCAGCTTTTCTGAGTCTCTCCCAACGCCATCTGAACATCATTGTGGGCTTTGACGACGGCAGCATTGGAACCTACACTGTCGTAGACCGAGTTGACGCAGCCTTAAAAATTAAAATAGCCACGTCAAACAGCCGACATATTTTTAGTAACTCATCTCGGCAAATCAGACCTAAACGTGTGAATTTTACATGCAAGCACATAGCAGACTGCGTATGGAGAGAGTCTACTGAGGTTTTTGCCAGGGATAGCCCAATTACGGTCTCTGATTCATGTGAAACACAGGAGACAACACCTACCAAAAAGCAACCTGATAAAGCAGGTTCAACATTACAAATAGACTACAAATGTCAGAACTTCACAGCTGAAAGCTAAGCCATGTTTTTGTGTGTGCAAAAAGAAAGTGTATACagaaaaaatattttaatatGCTGGGTGTAATTTTAAAAGTCACTCAAAGATACTCTGGTTTTATTACTTTTGAGAAGAGTTATTCACTATTTCAAGACGACCAATATCTCAGGAGTAAATTAAAACTTTTCAATTCAAAACATTTTTCTTTATTTGGATGCTATAACTTTTCCTGGCATTGTTTCTCTGGTTGACTCCTGGCAGGCTCATTATGGATATTAATGTATACACATAATGTTTTACCTCTTAGGATTTCTGGGTAAATGGTTAATCCGGCCTGATATTTCTCTATTAACTTTAAATAGTACTATCCTGATTGAAATAACTGATGTAACTTGTTTTCGGGTATTTTTTTAATGGGCTTTACCAAATCAACCTTAAATTCTTAGCAGGGACGGTGTCCTGAACTggatagaataaatgaaaagtaAACTGATGATCTGATCAGAATACAGGAGGTAACAACAGTGAATAATTACATTGATCACTTCATTTCTTGGTTTTCATCCTTTTTTTATAAAGAAATTACACTTTCTAAAATAGAAGCACAGTGAAGTGAGCAACTTCCAGCTATTCTCTTGGAAAATCCATCTCAGAATACCAATTTTTACAGCTTGCAGACATTGTTGTTCTCCTTCTTAAGACACACTTTGGTATTGTGTATTGTTTGAGCTCACACTTTTCCACAATGTTTAATtcataaaagagaaaaaatatttgTTAGTCAAAGCACTCTACGAAAATTATACATCTAGAGATGATTTGATATTCTGGCTGGAGTCTTGTATGATTCCTCCCATTTTTGTCAACTGCAGCCATTTTACAATGTCACATTGTAATACATCAAGGTTGTTAAGAAATTGAACTTTCTAAATATAAAAATAGTGAATATTAGTATACAAGATTGGGAGGAGATTTGGCAGAGGAGAAAAGGTTCTGATGTggcaacctgaaacatcaataattcctttccttccacagatgcatcTTGATCTATTGAATCCCttcagtagttttttttttggtagtttGTTCACAGGTGCCAAGATACCAAAAAAACTTAATTTTGCATCCCATCAACACAGATAATTCCAAAAAAAACTACATCAAGTTAGTTCAATAGGAAAGGCAATAATGGAATGCAAAATATAGAGTTACAGTtacaattacagaaaaaaatggTTTGCAGATAGACAAATAAGATGCAACAGCCACAACAAGGTAGATTGAGAAACAAAGAGTTAATCAGAtcctgcaatctcttgtgtctacagTAGGAGGTCATGCCAGGTTCAAATAGCATAGACTGAGGCAAGTTATTCCATCGTGGGCACTgccctccatagtatccaggtcaccttcaaggagtgatgtctcaaaGAGGtgctatccatcattaaggacccccatcacccaggtcatgccttgttctcattgctaccatcaggagggaggtacagaaccctgaaggcacacgctcaacaattcagaaacagcttcttcccctctgccatccaatttctgaatggacattgaaaccatgaatactacctcactacttatttatttctatatttgcactacttaattaatttatctATTTTATTCTATATATGTGTATTGTGTCCAAATGGCTggctacacatgactccatggctcccctctcttgagtcACAGCCCGCTCTGCCACATTGGGgtttgtgtgtacgtgtgtgtatatatatatatatatatatacacacacatacttacattaattcacagattttttgttttatcatgtattgtcatgtactgctgccacaaagacaataaatttcacaacacatgccagtgatatccaacctgattctgattattcccCTAAGCAGATAGGTCAATGGTCAACAAGAAATTTAAAGCAAAggatgaaagaggtaaagggtttTTAGAAGAATTTTTTTTCATAGAGGGTGACTTTGATCTGAAATCATGTTGGAAACAAAGGGATATAGGGCTTTCAGAGATTGGATGAACCTTGGAGACACAGGTGTACAGGTACACAGCAGCATGGCAGGTAGACTGGGTGGTGAAGAAGCCAGGCTGGTGAGTATAGaaatcaggaagttatgttgcataaGTATAAGGCCTTGGtaggaccacacttggagcattgtgtataATTATAATTactctgttataggaaagacattatTAAACTAGGAGTACAATGAAGATTTAGGAACACTTGAGGGCCTCAGTTAGAGAGAGAGGTTTGAgaagctaggactttattcctaggAGCATACgggattgaggggtgaccttatagaggtgtataaaatcagcaGGGGCACAAACTGGGTGAATGCACATAGTCTTTTACCACAGAAGGGAAACTTTAAAGAGGTCTTCGgttcaaggtgagaggtgaaagatttacAAAGGACCTAAGGAGCAATTTCTTCACACAAAGGAGGTCATGTATATGTGAACCgagctgaggcaggtacaataacaagaTTTAAAAGAAACCTGTCTAAGTacatggagaggaaaggtttagagggatgcgggCCAAGCGCGGGCAAGAGAAGCTGGCTTAGTGGGCACCATGGTTAGTATGGATGAGTCAGGCCAAAAGGTTTGTTTCCCTGTTGTATTACTCAATAACTCCATGTTTCTATGGAGAATGTAGCATTCTGGATAGCTTGTGCTGTACAGTATGTTGTTCCATAAGCATTATAAATTCTTTTGGTACAAATTTCAGCAAGTAGCTCACCTGTCTAACAGTAAATAGCAAGAGCTAAAACTGCATATACAATTAGGCAGATATAGTATCTTAGTCATAAAACTATTTATTTTGGAAACAAGGTCTAGGTGTGACCTACCCTTGCATTATTATATTTCCACACATGGTGTCAGATAGTAAGTTTTCCCATTTGGATATTTCAGTATATACTAGAGAGGAACAGGTAATAAAATCTGAAGTGTGATCCTGTAAACGTCACCTGGCGAGATGAAGCATAAACCTTTGTTGGAGAATTGTGATGCCTTACATTTGTGAAGATTGTTGATCATTTAATAGCAAAAGCATGTTTTGGAAAAAAAACACTTGTTAACACAGCTTACCATTCTACAGTGAGGACTATTCCAGAAGTGAGAGGGAGATTTTATCCTGAGCAGCTAAAGTTTTAAGGCCATCATATTTTTGTGAAGTTTTATTATGATATGTTGAGAAAACTCTTTATCGTGCAAGTAGACACatagaaaaatgaaaatattgtATGAAGAAGAGTACTTCTAATATTAGCACTTTTACAAACAAAGTCACAACAGATCTGAAAGCTTGCATTTAGATGGCTTATCCAATGCAAGAAAAGTGTGTAAAACAACCCTTTCCTCAATGAACACAAGATATTTTTAGGATATTGTAATTTTGCATTCATTAGAACAGATGTTGACTTTGGCAATATTGACTTTATAGCAACTGAAGACTGGGAGGTGTGTAACATGCAGACCAGCAATCACCCTTTAGGCACTTTGCTATTGACCGAAATTACTAGGATTGTGCTTTGCGGCCAGGTGGATCATATTACATCAGCAGTCCTCAGTCACTTCCGTTAAATATGCTCGTACTGCAATGGTTCTGTGTTGTGTTCTGCTTTGGAGATAAGGTTCCATTGTATTCAGTGGAACTGAATTTCAAAATTGGAATACAGCACACAGCTGCTGCTGTATTTATTTGCATATGTAGCACGAACAGCCACGGcctgtctcattgaaatgtacaaaattttAAGGGGCGCTGACAAGGTGGGAAGTAGAGCTGATGTTTCTCCTGGCTCAAGACCCTGAAATGAGAGATCACTATCTCAAAATAGAGAGTCAGTCACACAGGACCGAGTTAAGCTGAAATGTATTAACCCAGATCCAGTCCATGGAAGCTCAGTTAATAAGGATATTCAAGATGTCCATGGAGGAATGTTGGtgcattccaggctgcaggaataTGTGCCGAGGGATGCACTGATACTTGGTGGAGCCATCGCAAGGGCTAAGTGGAATAGATCCACAGTATAGGGTTCTTCTGCAATTGGAAAGCGAGAAGCAGCATTGAGTGAGGAAGCTCTTCAATTATTGTAGCAAGGCCACAAGAGTGGCAGTAGTGCAGTTGATACATATGAATGTAAtagaaaggagctgaaagcatTGACTGtgaatgtaaagaatgaaaagaCACTGTTCATTTTAGTTTGGTAAGTACTTTTATtataataaagtttattttgataaaagGTAAGGATCAATAGATATTTTAGATTTAAAGGATGTGTGTTTGACACAGATAATTGGTAAAAGATTAGAATCATCTTGCTGAGTGGCAGAGGAAGGACAAAGCAATGAACGACCACCTCCTGCCTCCACTTCTTAAATTTCTTCTGCTTTTCATTCACACAGGCCGTGTTTGAACTTGATTCTCCTGATTTCTCTAAcaactggtcacctcactacaggaaggatgtggaaaccatagaaagggtgcagaggagatttacaaggatgttgcctggattagggagcatgtcttatgagaataggttgagcgaattCAGCTTTTTCTccatggagcgatggaggatgagaggtgacctgatagaggtgtataagatgatgagaggcattgatcgtgtggatagtcagaggcttttcccagggctgaaatggccagcatgGGAGggtagagttttaaggtgcttggcagtaggtacagaggagatgtcaggggtaagtgttttacgcagagagtggtgagtgcgtggaatggactgctggcaacagtggtagaggcagaaatgatagggtcttttaaaagactcctggacaggtacaaggagcttagaaacatagagagcGATGgttaaccctgggtaatttctaaggtaaggacatgttcggcacagctttgtgggccgaagggcatgtattgtgctataggttttctatgttctaactgcTAGCAAATTAACAAAGGCAGAGTCATTCCGGGTTTCTTCCCCAAGTGCATACACTTGTGTCATGATTGAATCACCAGACAGGCAGGCAGAATTCTGGACCACTGGTccacaaacttgaacttgaatcacATAATGGTAGCagaggaatttaaatttaaataattaaatgcAGCGGATTCCGGTTAATAGCAATACATCAGGACCAGTATAATCTACCCCAATTAAGTAAATGCTctaattagccgaagtttcatggaaatagctaaaaagaatttaaaaaggactaccatttaactgagtaacaaattatgcatttaaatgaaatacagaacaaattagaacactaccaatactttTACAAGTACTATAAAGtagtgtattagttcctaatagttatcaatgaagGAATTCACCCAGTGTACGTGGCTGCGTTCTTTtcattgactataaatgaacaaaatctttTCACTTCAAATCATTGTTGGGAACTTCAATCAGGCTGCTTTGAAGAAATCTCTACCCAGCTATCATCAACATACAACCTGCAGTGCCAGAGGTCGCAATGCACTCGCCGACTGCTATACTACGATTAGGAATGCCTACCGTTCCATCCCCAGACcgtattttgggaaatctgatgacTTGGCTGTCCTCTTCCTATCTGCATACAGGCAAAAATTGAAGAGCAAGGCTCccgagataaggacaacaaagaggtggtcacgggAGTCAATGGAGTGGCTACTGGTTTGCTTCAAGTCGCTAGATTGTGCCACGTTCATGGACATAAAAGCAGTTATAAGTGAGtgtatccccacaaaatcattcaaggtgttccccaaccagaagccctaggTGAACCAAGAGATCCACTTACTACTGAGGGCCAGAACAggggcattcaggtctggtgactaAGTAAGATACAAAAGGTTCAGATGCATTCTCCAGAAAGCCACTTCACATAtgaagtggcaattccggacCAAACATGAAGTAATACGTACAAAATAccaaaggaactcagtaggtcaggcagcatccatggaaaagagaaaacagtcaaaattttgggccaagacctttcatcaggaccaggtcttggcccaaaacatcgaatgtttactcttttccacagatgctgcctggcctgctgagttcctccagcattttatgcgaattactttgatttccagcgtcTACAGATTTCCCCTTGTTTTTGAATCACTGAAGAATGCTCGACAGGCGTAGCTTCCACGgctgatggggtacctggccgagtactaaagacctgtactGATCAAATAGCTGGAGTGTATCCAATACATTTAATCTCTCaatttggcagtctgaggtacctatctgcttcaagcaggcttcggtGCCTATGaaaaacatggtaacctgcctcaacgactatcatccagtaggaCTTACGTCCACTAtgatgaattgctttgagaggttagtaaAGAATATATCAACACCTgcttgagaagcaacttggaccctctccaatttgcctaccatcacaacaggtctacagcagattgCTTTtcgttggctcttcactcaacccggGACAGTGAATATTCTGGACAGTCAGGAtggtcttcattgactacagctcagcattcaataataTCGTACCCTCAGAACTAATTgtgcttcaagaccttggcctcaatacctccttgtgcaattagaatccttgatttcctcatttgcagaccccagtcaattcagattggcaacaacatctcctccacaatctcagtcagcacaggtgcaccacaaggctgtgtgcttaggcccctgctctctcactttgtacttgtgactgtgaggctaagcacagctccaatgttatTTTTTAGTCTGCTGACAACATCACTgtcgttggctgaatcaaaggtggtgacaattcagcatttaggagggagattgaaaatctggctgagtgatgttaCAACAACAATCTGTTAGCAAAACCAAGGAGTTGCTTATTGACTTCAGGGGGAGAAAGCTGGTGGTTCGTGAGGAAGAAAgaataggagcctcaggacccacatcaccaggttctggaGTAGTTATTATGGCTCAGCCAccaagctcctgaaccaaaggggataacctcactcaatttcatttgccccatcattgaactgttcccacaacctatggactcactttcaaggacttttcatcccacattctcaatatttatttatttgtttgtttgtactATTtagtacagtttgttgtcttttgcacacattGGGtatttgtccaccctgttgtgtgcggtcttccattgattctattatgtttcttggatttactgtcaaTGCCCACCAGAAAattaatgtcagggttgtatgtggtgatatatatgtactttgataataaaattactttgaactttgaaatcagcATAGGTACCTTAGCCAAGTGAACTGCCTTCATTGCTTTTTGAATCGGCATCCACAGGCCCAAATGGACAACATAACACAAGCGTACTCAACAGGCactgtttaaaaactgttcgctctaacCACATTATAGTGTCTGTCACATTAGTGCACATTACTGACGttaattagaaactgttcagcaacagtctccacTCCCAATTAATTCACATagcgtcccaaataaatgaaaggaattcTGGCTATTTTTTCAATTCCTTTTTGATCTTTAAGAGTTATCCTAAATAAGCGGCTGCCCCGATTAACTGATTGCCCAATGAACCGGAATCCACTGACATGTGAGGGAATAAAAGCTGATATTGTTAATAAACCATGAAACTGCCAGATTGTGGTTCTACCCTCATTGAGTTCAGGGGAGGGAATCTACCATCTTTACCAGGTTTGTCCTATATGCAACTCCAAACCAATGTGGTTGActtgtatctgtgtcctcagttTAGGGTCATTTAGTAAGAGCTGGCATCACCAGCAAAGTCCATATCCTATGAATAAATGAATGTACGAATGAATTTCATAGAAAGGTTAAGCTTGTACGCACCGGGTGAAGGATATCACTGGGTTTCACTACTACCTCcccgtgttagcattcatttcccggGCTGTGGGATGAATGAAAGATAACACACCCACAACCTGAAGGAAAATAGATGACTGATGATGGGCCAGGTTTTCCAATCTGGTGTTGGAAATTATATTTTTGCTTTGATCCACTGTATTGATAAGTTGCAGGTGAGGAAGAACACAAGTCCATTCTAATTTTCCATCCTTTAGAATTAATGGATCATCTTCACCCAGTTTCCTCTAAACACTCCTACTGTGCAATAGCTAAAGAGCAATGTGTAAAAGAATAAGACTCATTTCTTTGATATATTGTGTACTAGTGTGTGG
This window encodes:
- the LOC132404679 gene encoding NACHT and WD repeat domain-containing protein 2 isoform X5, encoding MVAAIGRTANMLMWSVPGSRLPSPRDSALRRAALAGAVTALPQHLPGSRSIKVFISCNPEDTEAERKSLKEHVYPKLREFCRENYGLEFQVIDVYWGLDSEEWDKPELHRIRMRLLEDCLKTSAGPCFVGLFGEKYGSVRIPGEVETSEFEMILDAAMEAQLNTKILEEWYCRDENSVPPTYYLKPESEMLKDYQNMKWKEISEEIKKVFKTAVNLLQQRGTMHSSKAKKYLCSAIEDEFEFALGNQTPAFLRKCVCYIRKIANIDRHVKNPKMGRYMDIIEVNGKFMRDPVASEKLVKLRDEFIPTIVASSNLRVYTSITHCDMKLGYSENVENHYVEGLCKQFYDDMIDIIQSTVQQNFDIETDALYDEVLQHLSLCKMYASFYQYRCEALNLIHKYVRPCKPGQVNPLVVYGGPCTGKTLLLAKVAQQAYSWLQEEMGPDSDPVITVRFLGTSELSTELKTLLQSLCEQLAINYRCLIHSYPQKIHDLKELFINLLNESSFHRPLVLIFDALEQLSEGEEARRLWWLPIHLPHSVRVILSTLPNKHSILQKLRCLIPNDSNYIELPQRDRKVCSQILKYQLLQVKRKVTSGQQIYVNEALTKCTLPMFVNLIYHEVKHWRSHKDVDDTSLCGTVHENIEHLFWSLENKCGSRLVSRALGFITIAKTGLSEMELEDVLSLDNHVLNETKANSELQNPLRIPYYFIARLKEELCGYLVERQVRSVTLLVWANRHLHLIAQKLYLQNEEDVHEMHSILADYFLGVWSGGRPRLFHPEQSQIQPLDNNKSVNEEKQPGEKTFDRQVPEQPWVFQCNPLEPDIFFVNHRKSTELLHHLTRSERTDDLMYNVIMNFSWLYTMIKIGHLDNVLSDIDLAYNYSQEKELKFLARTLRSIKLKVSKNPSSLSAELQQRLLPVISSLPKLRHLLLECDKDGPKYCSIVPLHSSLDVMYSPERLPLTSSHAHVIEVLPTSSPNVIIAALENGSITTWDVESQQILRQITTSNSAVLGMKLTHDEKYLVVSTTKNTLLIYDNHNSCQLSEVEIKGSKHCIAGGANSFIYGFTLSINHALAWLQGSKDVHVIDLIYGWPLYQFHCWYEVTCVQCSPDGVYAFCGQCLNTTTIFLLGSGEKLSTVTSEFSGGYVKSLLFLAAVQEMVMIDNEGSLSVWNIDEITNPQLIEDFDCRGKDNEVVSLELSEDQSSILICKAFSIEVLDTSIWKVTEKFKAKHNERFISAVLSKNCDSIIASMEHMSSIFVWRRDTGQCMASLQEISGANVKLVKSNQHNLLLSLTSNGILSVWDIDIITAISNIDKTGKAIQSLLLPGKGELIYTLDGSESVYKWSFSTGYIEAVFKHESIVENCVLTSSGEFMVTSDDKGNQYIWHTVTGDNIFRINGQRISQLLITHNDQFVVSLCNQGISRVWRLSTGHKVCNILVPMQNAFITYPNTFVIGVSKNKLLAVSLWTGSVTKKFCCDDGTTIVNFKLIPDSPDYVVFITSAETLFIWSVTEEAVCRRVQLPNNFLKNLEDFQISPNGKLGILSRGDDNINIMDLHNGKLRLVPATGIIWRQKLSRDGRYLVYICFRNCSDDIDNEAVSSLIVVRLADGKNIGACSLYKTPAFLSLSQRHLNIIVGFDDGSIGTYTVVDRVDAALKIKIATSNSRHIFSNSSRQIRPKRVNFTCKHIADCVWRESTEVFARDSPITVSDSCETQETTPTKKQPDKAGSTLQIDYKCQNFTAES
- the LOC132404679 gene encoding NACHT and WD repeat domain-containing protein 2 isoform X1 — its product is MVAAIGRTANMLMWSVPGSRLPSPRDSALRRAALAGAVTALPQHLPGSRSIKVFISCNPEGGNNLWCFDACLLTDTEAERKSLKEHVYPKLREFCRENYGLEFQVIDVYWGLDSEEWDKPELHRIRMRLLEDCLKTSAGPCFVGLFGEKYGSVRIPGEVETSEFEMILDAAMEAQLNTKILEEWYCRDENSVPPTYYLKPESEMLKDYQNMKWKEISEEIKKVFKTAVNLLQQRGTMHSSKAKKYLCSAIEDEFEFALGNQTPAFLRKCVCYIRKIANIDRHVKNPKMGRYMDIIEVNGKFMRDPVASEKLVKLRDEFIPTIVASSNLRVYTSITHCDMKLGYSENVENHYVEGLCKQFYDDMIDIIQSTVQQNFDIETDALYDEVLQHLSLCKMYASFYQYRCEALNLIHKYVRPCKPGQVNPLVVYGGPCTGKTLLLAKVAQQAYSWLQEEMGPDSDPVITVRFLGTSELSTELKTLLQSLCEQLAINYRCLIHSYPQKIHDLKELFINLLNESSFHRPLVLIFDALEQLSEGEEARRLWWLPIHLPHSVRVILSTLPNKHSILQKLRCLIPNDSNYIELPQRDRKVCSQILKYQLLQVKRKVTSGQQIYVNEALTKCTLPMFVNLIYHEVKHWRSHKDVDDTSLCGTVHENIEHLFWSLENKCGSRLVSRALGFITIAKTGLSEMELEDVLSLDNHVLNETKANSELQNPLRIPYYFIARLKEELCGYLVERQVRSVTLLVWANRHLHLIAQKLYLQNEEDVHEMHSILADYFLGVWSGGRPRLFHPEQSQIQPLDNNKSVNEEKQPGEKTFDRQVPEQPWVFQCNPLEPDIFFVNHRKSTELLHHLTRSERTDDLMYNVIMNFSWLYTMIKIGHLDNVLSDIDLAYNYSQEKELKFLARTLRSIKLKVSKNPSSLSAELQQRLLPVISSLPKLRHLLLECDKDGPKYCSIVPLHSSLDVMYSPERLPLTSSHAHVIEVLPTSSPNVIIAALENGSITTWDVESQQILRQITTSNSAVLGMKLTHDEKYLVVSTTKNTLLIYDNHNSCQLSEVEIKGSKHCIAGGANSFIYGFTLSINHALAWLQGSKDVHVIDLIYGWPLYQFHCWYEVTCVQCSPDGVYAFCGQCLNTTTIFLLGSGEKLSTVTSEFSGGYVKSLLFLAAVQEMVMIDNEGSLSVWNIDEITNPQLIEDFDCRGKDNEVVSLELSEDQSSILICKAFSIEVLDTSIWKVTEKFKAKHNERFISAVLSKNCDSIIASMEHMSSIFVWRRDTGQCMASLQEISGANVKLVKSNQHNLLLSLTSNGILSVWDIDIITAISNIDKTGKAIQSLLLPGKGELIYTLDGSESVYKWSFSTGYIEAVFKHESIVENCVLTSSGEFMVTSDDKGNQYIWHTVTGDNIFRINGQRISQLLITHNDQFVVSLCNQGISRVWRLSTGHKVCNILVPMQNAFITYPNTFVIGVSKNKLLAVSLWTGSVTKKFCCDDGTTIVNFKLIPDSPDYVVFITSAETLFIWSVTEEAVCRRVQLPNNFLKNLEDFQISPNGKLGILSRGDDNINIMDLHNGKLRLVPATGIIWRQKLSRDGRYLVYICFRNCSDDIDNEAVSSLIVVRLADGKNIGACSLYKTPAFLSLSQRHLNIIVGFDDGSIGTYTVVDRVDAALKIKIATSNSRHIFSNSSRQIRPKRVNFTCKHIADCVWRESTEVFARDSPITVSDSCETQETTPTKKQPDKAGSTLQIDYKCQNFTAES